In the genome of Halosolutus amylolyticus, the window TACTACGATCGGGATGCAGAGGTTGTCTATCCACCTATAACAGGGGAGTGGCGTAACGAGGGTGACGACGGTTACTTCGTCACATGGTCGCGCCTCGCGCCTGAGAAGCGAATTGATCTGATCGTAGAGGCGTTTACCGAACTGGATGAAAAACTCGTTGTGGCTGGCGATGGTGAACAGCGCGAAAAGCTCGAACGCATGGCACGTGGCTACGATAACATCGAAATCCGAGGGTTCGTCGAGGACATCGAATCGCTGGTCGCGAAGGCGACTGCAGTCGTGTATGCGCCAAAGAATGAGGACTTTGGCATGGTTGGAGCAGAAGCCATGATGGCAGGAAAACCGTTGTTAGGTGTAGATGAGGGGTTCACAAAGTATCAGGTCGAACAGAGGATCACCGGAGAACTATTTGAGCCAACTGCCGAGTCGATACGAGAAGCGGTCCAAGAGTTCGACGCGAGCATTTATGACGGAGACGAGATCCAAGATCGTGCCAGACGATATCGGTACAAGGAGTTCGAGACGGGATTGCGGCACATCGTTTCAAAGGTGACAAACGAATGAATGTCGAGCGTCCGATTACTCACGACGACCCCGACATCACAATCGTGATCCCGACGCTCCCTGTGAACAGTCACGACCAGGTGGTTGACGATCTTCACAATCAGACACACGACGCTGTTGAGGTCATCGTAGTGAACGACCCGGAGAAAGACATCTGTGAGGCGCGCAATGCCGGCATTGAGGCAGCGTCAGCACCGATCGTCGCGCTAACTGATGACGATTGTCGGCCACCAGCAGTGTGGGTAGAGCGCATCGTTGCAGCCTTTGAGGCCAATCCCCAACTGGTATGTCTGGAGGGGAGCGTTCGTGGTGGTCGCACATATGACGGTAAGCGGAAGTACGTAGGATGCAACCTTGCGTTCAACCGAAAGGAAGCATTAGCTGTCGGTGGATTCGATAGCGATTACGCCGGATGGCGGGATGACACTGAGTTCGGCTGGCGGATGGAGCGAGATGCTGAGGGACACTGTATGTTCCTTGCTAATGTAGAAATGATCCACCCAAACAAACCACGCGCAAGGATTGATAAGGGGAATGAAAATCGGCTGCAAGCCGGGTATCCGGGCAAGTATAACAAAATTATTTTACCCAATACCCTCCTTGGTCGTTTTAATGACTGGTTGTGGCGATGGGGTTTCTGGGACGCCGTTGACCGCATCCGTACCTGATCATGACTAATATTGCACTTATTGTATTGGACACGCTTCGGAAAGATACGTTTGATGAACACTTTGACTGGTTACCCGGCCAGCAGTTCGAGAATGCGTGGTCAACGAGTCACTGGACGGTGCCTGCACACGCGTCGCTGTTTACAGGCAAGTATGCGAGCGAAGCAGGGGTCTACCGCGGCGCACAGATGCTTGATGTGGACGAAGAAGTGCTCCCCGAACGATTTTCTCGAGCGGGATATACTACCCGCGCATTCAGTGCCAATCCAAATATCTCTTCGCAGTTCTCATTTGACCGCGGATTTGATCAGTTCAAGGGGAGTTGGCGGTTGAACGCCATGGACGATAACCTGTTTGACTGGGACGTGTTTATCGAGAAACATCGTGAGGACGGCGCGTCACGCTACCTGAAAGCAATCTGGGAGTGCGTCATGGGCGACTGCAAAACTATCCCATCACTGAAGCGTGGCGGGTTGCTCAAACTGCGCGATCTGGGTTACGGAAAGTCAACTGTCGATGATGGTGCACAGTCGGCGCTGGAACTTATTGAGAACACGGACTTTGGTGATGAAGAGTTCTTCTTCGCAAACCTGATGGAAGCGCACTCTCCGTACTCCGCCCCAGCGGAGTATCAGACTGTCGAGCCACCAGAAATACGAGGTCTTGAAGCTACTTTCACTGAGGTTAATTCAAACCCAGATCACATCAGGCAGGCATACCATGACGAAGTGCGCTACCTTTCGGACATGTATCAAAAGATGTTTACAGAACTACGTGAAGCCTTCGATATTATCATTACCGTGTCAGATCACGGCGAACTCCTAGGTGAACACGATGCATGGGAGCATATGTACGGCATATATCCTGAGTTGACTCACATTCCTCTCGTTGTCTGGACCGGCGAAAATGATGCCGAACGCCGGAGCGAGAGCGTAAACTTGCTCGATATCTACCGTACCGTTCTTGAAATCGCCGATATCGATCCAGCAGACACGCGAGGCCGTGACCTCAGGACCGAACTTGATGATGCGAAGTGTCTTACCGAATATCACGGCATCTCAGAACGACACTACCAGTCGCTGTTAAACAAGGACATCGTCAATATTGAACACCTCCGTCAGGAACTCTCGGGGTTCGCGTGCCACAAGTACTACTACCACGAAACGTTCGACGGGTACAGAGAATACGGCGAGTCGCCCTACGACGATCCTGGCAGCCATTTATCTGACCTCGTTTCGAGTTTGGAGAAGCATTACATTGATGAGGAAGATGATATAGACGACGCCGTATTGGACCACTTAGAAGATCTGGGATATGCCTGAGGAAACATTATGCGTCATAGCGCTTGATGCTGTCGACTACCAACTATAGTAGCCACTGAAAGTCAATGCACACCTGATCGCAGGACAGCTTTGCGATCAGTGTGTAAATCGTTTCAGTGGCTACTATAGCCGGTAAATAGAACTGCAAGAACGTTCTTCTTGACAAGCACCGATAATTAAAAACGTTCTCGTACTCGAAAAAGGGGTGTAGTGACCTTGGAAGTCTGGACTTCCGTTGCGACTGGTGTCATCCCCGCGACCATGGAATGAGGTTAACAGGAGAGCGACAAGAGTGGAACAATCCACTACTTCGAATCGCGGGTCGGAGAGAACGTTGACGAGATGCTAGGTAAGGATTGTGACTACGTTAATCGGCTTGTGGTGTTCTCTGATCGCGGAATGGTGGTTGGATGGATAGATGGCGACAAAGGGCCGGGTTCACACGGTTGGCAAGCTATGTTCGGAACAACCGAGAGCAAACCGTTACCAAAAGATATCTATGATGTTCGAGAATGGTTAGAGGAGCAGAAATCCGATCACGATGGTAATCGTGATACTACATCTCTCGGCATGGCTCGTGAACCCCTCAAAGAGCTCGGATACTTGTAAGGGGCATAATACAGCGATTAAGTATCGATACCCCCCAAATAGGCTGTGAAAATTGGTTGATTATATGTTGTGAAAACATCCGAGAAGATAAAAGAGACATCTTCAAATCCCTTGGCTCAAAAAGGGATTACTGATGAAGACCCTCCTGGTTACTGTGGACTCGCTTCGTCACGACCACTTCGAGTATATGCCGAACACATTAACCTTTCTTGACATGAACCACAACCGTGCATTCGCCCCCTCGACGGCGACGATCGGCAGTTTTCCAGGGATTATTGGCGGGGAGTTCGCAAATGGGGCTGGGCTCACTGGAACAAGCATTGCAACTCGTTTTGACGAGTACAGCGTAGGCTTAACGACCAATCATCTTCTCTCAGAGGAGTACGGCTACGACGAGGGGTTCGATGTGTTCAACTCGCCGAAAGGCGGTGGTGACTCGATCAAGGACAAAGCCGCTATCTACCTTACTCGCGGCTCGTTTGCGTACCGGCTTGCCTCTTGGGGCTGGAGCCACTACCAGCGACTTACGAACCTATCTGGTGACGTCGAGAAATCCTTTCGGTCTGCTGAGAAGATTATCTCTCAGTTTGACTCAGAGATCGACAACCGAGAAGAGTGGTTCGGTTGGTTGCATTTTATGGAACCACACCATCCGTACGACCCAGACGGTAGCGAAATGAGCCGTGCTCAGGCGCAGAGACTCACACGTAAGGTTCTTGCTGGGAGCGGCGGCGAGTCAGATCAAGAGCGCGTTCGCGAACTCTATCGATTGGAAGTAGCTGAACTTGACAAGAAGCTGGATATGCTCTGGAAAGCGATTCCAGACGACACGCGAGTCGTGTTCTGTGCCGATCACGGAGAACTTCTAGGTGAAGACGGAATGTGGGGGCATCCGGGAGAAATGCGGCCTGAACTTCTTCGCGTTCCGTTTGGAACGAAAAATGCTCCAGAAATCGGTGGCGTCGTATCGCTCCTTGATGTACCGTCAATACTACTGGGATCTGAATACGGACTGGGAGAATTGGACCGTGACGTTGCCTTCGCAACCTATGGGGTGAAGAAAGCGGCAATGAATGCCAACAACATAGCAACTGATAAGGGAGTTATATCATTCGACAGCAACGAGCCCACCGAAGATCCGAGTTTGGAGCGGGCACTCGATCGGTTCGAACCCGGTAGCGTGGTCAAGGAGGATGCGCTTAAGGAGGACTTGGAGGACCTCGGATACGCATGACTGTCGTAGTTCTCGCCCTCGACGCACTAGATGCGGGTCTCGTAGAGTACTTTGATGCGACTGAGTTTGAACTCGAGTCGAGTAAGCAAATTCAAACATTTGCCCACAGTAAAGACAATCCCTATACCCCTGAAGTATGGGCAACGGTAGCTACAGGGCTTGGACCGGATGAACACGGCATAACTGGTTCTGGCACGAGCGAGTGGAACAATTCGATTTTTGAGTTCGCTTCGCGGTTTACTGGGAGACTGGACGAATCGACACGCGGGACGCTCGGCCGATTCGTTCGCGAGAAGACCGGCGAGCGCGAACAGATCGGGGAGACTGACGTCGAATCGATATTCGATCGTGATGGAGCAGTCGTGCACAATTGGCCGGGTGTCCACGATGGCAGTGATCTACAACGGGCATGGGACCTGATGAACGCAGTTGCTGAAGGCAAGCCGAAACACGAATTCGAACAGGAGCTCCTCGGACTTGCTGCCCAGCAGTTTGGGTGGGTTCGAGAAATGCTTCACCACAATGTTGCGCTTGCAGGCGTTCATATCCATACCCTTGATGCTGCAGGTCACGCATACGCCGAGGACGAGGAATCGCTCCAACGGATCTACCAACGAGTCGCTGGTTTTGTAGACGAACTTGTACAAATTCTCAATCCGGATGACAATCTCCTTCTATTGAGCGACCACGGAATGTGTACCTCTTTCTATAGGCCAACCGACAGAGACGGGAGTCCAGGCTCGCATTCTTGGCGTGCATACGCGAGTTCAACCACTACCGATGTTCCGGCCGACGTCTTTGATGTCGTCGACTGGATTGATGAGCACGTAAAGAACGGAACAATAGCTGATGAACAAATCGATATCGACGAAGAGCATCTCAAAAATCTCGGTTACATATGAACGTCGGTGAGGCAGACTTCGGGCTCGAAATCTCACGAGGCGTCCTCGCAAAGTTCGCTATGGCCGCCATCGGCTTTGCTGGTTCCGTGATCTTTGCTCGAGTACTAGGACCGAGTGGCTACGGAACGTTCTACGTCGTCCTAACGCTCGTCCATGTCCTCGATAACCCCGTAACTGGATGGGGAGGAGCCTGTAAAAAACGAATTTCCGAAACGGGTTTTCCGACGGCAGAGGCACTTGGTTCAGGGCTATTCGGTGCAGTGTTGCTCCCACTCATCATGTTGCCTATTGTGTATACATTTCACTATTTTACGGACATTTACGATCTCACTGGGTTATTTATTCCGTTCTCCACACTCTTCACCATTATTTGTTTTTTTGCAGTTACAAATAGAATTCTCTCGGCACGTTCGAATTTTTCTGCCGCTGAATGGTCCGACACACTTCGATCACTCTTCACAACTCCCCTGCAACTAGTATTTATCACTCTTGGGTTCGGAACCGCTGGAATGGTATACGGGCTAACTCTTGCGACTGCGTTGACTGTCCCTTACGTCATCTACCGTATTCACGTCAAACCAGTACTTCCTACCAGAGAATCGTTATTTAGTATTGCATCCTATGCCAAGTATAGTATTCCGAATGGTTTTATCGGAACTGCTCAGTCGCGCTTCGACATACTTCTTCTCGGCGCACTTCTCACATCGTCGGCAGTTGGCGACTACCAAGTTGCAATGCAACTCACTTTAGCAGGAACGTTTATCGGTGCTGTTACGTCAAAAGGGTTGATGGCTCGAGTAAGCGAACACTGGAGCAGAAACGACAAGTCAGCGGTGGTTACCGATGTTACGAATTCGCTCGGCTATGCGAGCGTTCTCGCAATACCGATTTTCTTCGGTGCTGCTGCGATGCCGAACACTCTGGTAGAGACAATATTCGGGTCACAGTACACTGGTATTGGATTGGTTCTCGTTGGGTTAGCCTTCTTCCGAGTGTTAAAAGTGCAATCAGCTCAGCTTCAATCGACAATGGCCGGTCTAGATCGGCCAGACATTAACATGCGAATTGGAATAATTGTTTTAATTCTGAATGTCGGTCTTGGTTACCTCTTGCTCCTCAAATACGGGATCCTTGGCGTCGTGGGAGCAACGATTATCTCCGAAGTCGTTCGGTATACGGCACTTGCGTACATGATCAAACAGTACCTTCCAGACGTGCCCCTGTTTTCCCAACCCTTGCGCTTTCAACTGTTCGCTGGCTCCGTAATGTTTGTTCTTGTCGACCACCTCCACACTACCACCGGGGTTTCGTGGTGGGGAGACCTGTTGATCCTCGTCGGTCTTGGCGGACTCATCTATTTCGGGAGTCTTACAGTAATTAGCGAGTCGTTCCGCATCACCGCCAAAGGTATCCTCTCAGATGCTTTGAACAACTAGACTTCCTATAATCGCGCCACTCTGGCACTGTCTATATAAGGAAAACCGCAAGACGTGGAAACGGTGAAGCGTGACGAAACCTGTGACACCACCATCTAATCTCTGATATAAGTAGGGCCCGATCGACGAACAGCGAAAATTCGACTATTTCAACACACTTCTCACGAGGAGTGGATCTTTCATCCTTCACCAACGGTGCCGCGACAGCCGCTAAATCGTCGGTCAACGCCAAAAGCGCTTAACTAGACAGTGCCGCCACTCTAGTGATGATTACGATCACGGAGCACGGGAAACTGGTCTACAATCGATTCCTCAACTGTGACATCACCGCTGACTAATACACATTTATCTCTTCATCATCTCAATTTTCTTTGACCTACTTACAGTTCCGGAACCGTATTAGTTGCCGTGTTCAGTACAAATAATGGACAGGCAGAATCGTGGTTGACGATTCAGTGACATCATAGTCACCTCGATGCTGATAATCGTCAGTTAGTAGTTTCAGGCCTCACAGAGGGGAAACTTGGCTGACCATGTACTGATGATTAGAAAACTAAAAATTAAAGAAACGTTCTCAATTATAGAACCAGATATCAAACGACCACAAG includes:
- a CDS encoding glycosyltransferase, with protein sequence MTDDLKDQDVSVAILHDRFPGIGGGEKFAIEAARVLNAPVYTMYVYPGTEIPDNVEVIPIRQKKYTGGLSQRILAWRNEGSNPLETLSVAMDMTDAHPELVDYDVVLSSAPLSKNYVPTTDQRVVHYPHSPPRWLYDLFRDRMSSFDYSGIRFILKAYAKWWRALDKEANDYVDTFVANSELIRDRIRRYYDRDAEVVYPPITGEWRNEGDDGYFVTWSRLAPEKRIDLIVEAFTELDEKLVVAGDGEQREKLERMARGYDNIEIRGFVEDIESLVAKATAVVYAPKNEDFGMVGAEAMMAGKPLLGVDEGFTKYQVEQRITGELFEPTAESIREAVQEFDASIYDGDEIQDRARRYRYKEFETGLRHIVSKVTNE
- a CDS encoding glycosyltransferase family 2 protein, which translates into the protein MNVERPITHDDPDITIVIPTLPVNSHDQVVDDLHNQTHDAVEVIVVNDPEKDICEARNAGIEAASAPIVALTDDDCRPPAVWVERIVAAFEANPQLVCLEGSVRGGRTYDGKRKYVGCNLAFNRKEALAVGGFDSDYAGWRDDTEFGWRMERDAEGHCMFLANVEMIHPNKPRARIDKGNENRLQAGYPGKYNKIILPNTLLGRFNDWLWRWGFWDAVDRIRT
- a CDS encoding sulfatase-like hydrolase/transferase; translation: MTNIALIVLDTLRKDTFDEHFDWLPGQQFENAWSTSHWTVPAHASLFTGKYASEAGVYRGAQMLDVDEEVLPERFSRAGYTTRAFSANPNISSQFSFDRGFDQFKGSWRLNAMDDNLFDWDVFIEKHREDGASRYLKAIWECVMGDCKTIPSLKRGGLLKLRDLGYGKSTVDDGAQSALELIENTDFGDEEFFFANLMEAHSPYSAPAEYQTVEPPEIRGLEATFTEVNSNPDHIRQAYHDEVRYLSDMYQKMFTELREAFDIIITVSDHGELLGEHDAWEHMYGIYPELTHIPLVVWTGENDAERRSESVNLLDIYRTVLEIADIDPADTRGRDLRTELDDAKCLTEYHGISERHYQSLLNKDIVNIEHLRQELSGFACHKYYYHETFDGYREYGESPYDDPGSHLSDLVSSLEKHYIDEEDDIDDAVLDHLEDLGYA
- a CDS encoding sulfatase-like hydrolase/transferase, translating into MKTLLVTVDSLRHDHFEYMPNTLTFLDMNHNRAFAPSTATIGSFPGIIGGEFANGAGLTGTSIATRFDEYSVGLTTNHLLSEEYGYDEGFDVFNSPKGGGDSIKDKAAIYLTRGSFAYRLASWGWSHYQRLTNLSGDVEKSFRSAEKIISQFDSEIDNREEWFGWLHFMEPHHPYDPDGSEMSRAQAQRLTRKVLAGSGGESDQERVRELYRLEVAELDKKLDMLWKAIPDDTRVVFCADHGELLGEDGMWGHPGEMRPELLRVPFGTKNAPEIGGVVSLLDVPSILLGSEYGLGELDRDVAFATYGVKKAAMNANNIATDKGVISFDSNEPTEDPSLERALDRFEPGSVVKEDALKEDLEDLGYA
- a CDS encoding alkaline phosphatase family protein, whose protein sequence is MTVVVLALDALDAGLVEYFDATEFELESSKQIQTFAHSKDNPYTPEVWATVATGLGPDEHGITGSGTSEWNNSIFEFASRFTGRLDESTRGTLGRFVREKTGEREQIGETDVESIFDRDGAVVHNWPGVHDGSDLQRAWDLMNAVAEGKPKHEFEQELLGLAAQQFGWVREMLHHNVALAGVHIHTLDAAGHAYAEDEESLQRIYQRVAGFVDELVQILNPDDNLLLLSDHGMCTSFYRPTDRDGSPGSHSWRAYASSTTTDVPADVFDVVDWIDEHVKNGTIADEQIDIDEEHLKNLGYI
- a CDS encoding lipopolysaccharide biosynthesis protein: MNVGEADFGLEISRGVLAKFAMAAIGFAGSVIFARVLGPSGYGTFYVVLTLVHVLDNPVTGWGGACKKRISETGFPTAEALGSGLFGAVLLPLIMLPIVYTFHYFTDIYDLTGLFIPFSTLFTIICFFAVTNRILSARSNFSAAEWSDTLRSLFTTPLQLVFITLGFGTAGMVYGLTLATALTVPYVIYRIHVKPVLPTRESLFSIASYAKYSIPNGFIGTAQSRFDILLLGALLTSSAVGDYQVAMQLTLAGTFIGAVTSKGLMARVSEHWSRNDKSAVVTDVTNSLGYASVLAIPIFFGAAAMPNTLVETIFGSQYTGIGLVLVGLAFFRVLKVQSAQLQSTMAGLDRPDINMRIGIIVLILNVGLGYLLLLKYGILGVVGATIISEVVRYTALAYMIKQYLPDVPLFSQPLRFQLFAGSVMFVLVDHLHTTTGVSWWGDLLILVGLGGLIYFGSLTVISESFRITAKGILSDALNN